The genomic region aattgaacagaaatttctatgaacttgtaagaactgtgtaggacatgaatcagtccaAGATCGAGGccgtttgctttttgaagtttgcaaagactgctaaatttttgccagtggtagttcactctttgaaacatagtacgctgttttGAACtgattttcaggtttatttttatcagttgcaaggagagcttaacttctgtctcgctagcttgccctgcgctcagtgaatctgcgtttgactactccgcctaggctgcactgtcgagcgcagatccactgagcgctcaacacagacagcatcgtcagaaggaaagttgataaaataaattaaaaattttgtattgttcgatacaaatgcgtaccgaaccgatatatatatatatatatatatatatatatatatatatatatatatatatatatatatatatatatatatatatatatatatatatatatatatgtgtatatgtatatatatatatatatatgtatatatatatatatatatgtgtatatatatatatatatatgtatatatatatatatatatatgtgtatatatatatatgtatatatatatatgtgtatatatatatatatatgtgtatatatatatatatatatgtgtatatatatatatatgtatatatatatatatatgtgtatatatacatatatacgtgtatgtatatatatatatacatatatatatatatatacatacatatatatacatatacatacatatacatatatatatatatatatatatatatatatatatatatatatatatatatatatatatatatatatatatatatatatgtatattatagcAGTGTTGCCATCTTTGTGTTTAGAATAAAGTTTCTTTATTCAGTGTTGCTTCCCAGACCCACCCCTATACTTCTATCTTGGGGACGTAACATCGCTCTACTACTGTAGACAAACTACTGTTTTTCTACTCCGTTGTATTTTGGCTAGATAAGAAAACACTATATATTAaccatatttgtgaaattattttgttacagcagtggaAGTAAGTGTTGTAGTATGGtactaataaaatataattgaatTTCATAGGGTCATTACTTACACAATGAAACTGACACTTCTTATTTTCATGCCTTCACCCTTTAAATTTTCTTCCAGGTTTTTCAGTGTGAAAGTGAATGGAGGCCTGTGCTGCCGTTGGTGGCACGCTCATTGAAGAGTTCATAGTGAATTTAGGATGCGACTCTGGTAAAATCCACACTGCCCTGTAAAAGGCCAACTAATCCTACCTGTAATCACTATTATCCCCCATCCCCTCAACAACACTACCaccacaccaaaaaaaaaaagccccccaCAAAAACAACCTCTCATTTGTTTGCTGAACAAACTCCTCATGGTGTCATTCAGAGATTTGGGCAGCTGAGCATCATGTGTCTGCTGTGAGTCCTGCTAAtgtttcatgctgtgtgtgattgcTTTAATGAAGTGCAGGAATTCATACTTCTATAGGCTTTGTCCTTTCTAtatgctttttgttgtttttacttttatacaGAAATGGTAACTTTGTGCTTCTAATTTATTGTTTAGCAGGTTTGTAATATAACAAAACGTGCTGTCCTGCAGTTTTAGCTAGCAGAATCATGGTCTGAATGCTTTGCTGTACCAAACATTTGCTTTGCCAAGAGGCGTGTTAATGACTCCTTATAGGGTCCACTTTTTAGTCCTTTTTATTACGTTTATTTTAGTGTTATTCTATTGttcacattagtatatgtggtTGAACAATACTGGAGCTGACAGGAGAAGACAAAACTATCCAACTTTTGCATCTGTAATAAAGTGCACTGAAAAACAATGAGACACATGATGACAAAAATTGCTGTGTGCGAAGAGAGCGAAAGTGTCTGAGTTTTTGCCACAAAACATGCAGGATAATGAGGTTTAGAATCTCCAATCTTTCCACATGTAAGCTCTAGCACACCCGGCCCATCCATGTACTGAAGACCTGAGGTCACGCATCTCAATGGCAACCAAATACCTACCAGAAGGACGCTAGATACAAACCAGGGATCTGTGATTTCCCccacaaaacaacattaaagcaAACTAGTTTAAAGAAATAGCAGGAAGTCAAGTGCCTAATGTAATGGCAGTAGAATCCAATCATTATTAAGATACTTCATCAGCCCAAAGAGAATTCACAGAATGAATAACATTCATGACAGTATCTTATTTATCTGATAATTTTACTGTTCTACACATACAAAGGTTAATTTATATCCCTGACCTATATGTAACTCTGTCTGTGAAgatggatttaagaaataagtgttttcagttttaaaatgacCTCATGTGGTTGGTTGCGGCTATAATAGACTGGTGACACAAGAGAACTCGGAGAGAAATAACAGTAAAACTAAATAGTTTGAGGGGATCACTGCCCATGGCTGCTATCCAAACAACCTACAGCTACTTATTGCTAAAGACAGTAAAGTGGAGAGTATGGCTAATATAGCCCAATAAGTGATTCCCTCAAACTGATCTTCTGTTTTAGTGTCGTTATTTTCCTTTGAGTTATTGATTCAGTCTctagttagctaacataaactaattTAAAGCTATGACCTGCAACTAACCCGGTGACGTAACGTGTAGGACTGCCACAGCAGTTTTTGGGCCTCCATCTTACTCTATCCTCTTGTACAGTACATCAAACCAAGCTACATGCCCTCTTCTACTGTATCTATTAACTTTctctttgattttcttcttttcctcttggCAGCTTAGTCTGCAACATCCATCTCCTGATATACCACTATCTGTCCTCTGCAGCTCTTTCATTCATCTCCAAATCCtccaaacctaagctgtgcctcttattcatttctaatcctgtccatcccAGGAAAAAGGAGTCTTCAAAGAGTCTACCTGTTGCAGATTGAAACCTTTCAACTGTATTTCCTCTCTAGGTGGCAAACACCATCACCAGTTTAGAAATCGTGATGAAAACCTGTACACATTATCAATCAGACATTGACAGGTTGTCTTTGGTCTGCAAAAATGTGTAGCTGGGTGAATGCCTGGACGACGCTTTCCCAGCAGGTCACTGCATCATAATGACACAATCGCTTGTTATTTGCTCCACCTGTATTCACTTTACCTGcctgttttaatgttgtggttgaTTGATGTGAAGCTAAACAGGGCTAATGAGGTTTTACGAGAATGCAATGCCCGAATGTGCAGTTTCTAAGAACTAGTAGTGATAATGGAACCTgaaagcaaaaaggaaaaacactgtACAGTATTGTCCCTGTTATCAGCTGTTCTAACCGTGCGTCTTATTGCACCTGAGTTCTTTGAGTCATCAGATAATTAGGGGTTGACACAGTCACTTGTGATAACAATGATGCTGAGAAGGGCAAATTGGGAGATGGTACTTGGTTTCACAGTCTAGCATCAGTGGGCGTCGCAGAATCGTTGATAGGAGGTTACATAAGGACCTGGTCATGTTGACTTAGTCTTAGTGTTGAGGATCTAGACAGGAGTCACtagcctctctctctgtcttttgttCAAAGATTCAGTCAGAGAATTTGGGACCTAAGGTCGACACAGAGCACAGCAGCCATGGCAGGTGAGTCTCAATCTGGAGTATAGAGCTATGTGAgcgggatttcttttttttttttttaagaaatatttcctgacacacacagattatTCGGTTTCTACTTTGTTTCCATAAGTATATAAGTTATATGGGACTTATGTTAACTTCTTTCTGCAGTTGAAAAGATAAAGAAGCCCAAGAAAAGAAGTGTAAGTTCAAGTTGCACCGCAGTTCATCTTTTGTACTGACAATACACAGTGCTTTGATCTTGCAATATCCGTGAAGATTAAACGCTGCAGACCTTCTCCTTTCCCCTTTAACAGGCCACAATCTTCGGCTACCCACTGAGCATCTTTTTCATCGTAGTTAATGAGTTCTGTGAGCGATTTTCCTATTATGGGATGCGAGGTAAGTGGCTTCATTGGGTTCTGATGTTATTTTTCTTCACCTGAAAGTTGATTTAATCAAGTATTTACTGTATGCTGTTTAAGGATGTTTTTATGCTACTGTGCATGTATAACTTTCCACTAGATTTTTGACACTTAtagttactttattattattttttttacttaatgaATTTTTAGAATATAGAGTAAGCTTCAACTCAATAAACTTTTTCCTTTGTGCCCCCCTGCCTTCCTCTCTTCTTGCTGTCTGCAGCCGTGCTGGTGTTGTACTTCAAGTACTTCCTTAAGTGGGATGAAGACTTTGCCACCACCATCTACCACACATTTGTGGCTCTTTGCTACCTAACGCCCATCCTGGGAGCTATTGTGGCAGACTCATGGCTCGGGAAGTTCAAGTGAGCTTctcaataaaatcaaatcaatacATGAAAAGACCCCAACCTATAATTTGCTTGTATTCAGTTTCAGTATTTGCATGAAGACTCAGTTTAAATGGTTAAAGTGTTTAACCTTGGAGTTTTGATCCTTGTCTATCTTACCTTTATCTGTACATGCTGTACATCTGCTCAGTGCCTCACACATCCCTTGTCCTCTTTCCTCTGTGTAGGACGATTGTCTACCTGTCCATTGTTTATACAGTGGGACAGGTCGTCATGGCTATAAGTGCTATCCAGGACATCACAGATACTAACAAGGATGGCACCCCTGACAACATGACCTTACATGTGTGAGCTAAACACACCCAGAGTTGACTGGCATAATAGAAATGCACTGGATCCACACTGTCAGACAAATGAACATCTGTCTGTACTTTGTTTTGCCCCCAGAGCTTTGTCCATGCTGGGTCTCTTCCTTATTGCCTTGGGAACAGGAGGCATCAAACCCTGTGTGGCTGCTTTTGGAGGGGACCAGTTTGAAGATCATCAGGTCAGACGGTGCTCAAGCATATGTGTTACTGCAGAGAGTGGAACTCGCCAGAAACACCTCTTTTTTCAAAGAGTCCAAGAGTTTTACACATTCattacagactgtatataaaagatggacatagccacCTTGACGTGAATCTCAGTCTCGACATCTGTGACCATATATGTTATTATAAAACAACACGACAACCAAAACCACACACAAATTAATGCAGCAACAAAGAGATGTACTTTTACATGTAATTATACACACACCAAATATATACATGACAACATACACTGACTGCCCTTTGCACACAGCAGTTAAAGCTACACAGTTATCAAAGTTATCAGCTGTACTCGGTCAGCActttgtttatctgtttttttgttcctgCTAGCTTTTTATTAACTACTTGATCGCAAGCACAAGTGCCCCTGTAATTTTATTACACCCTTCAAGGCTAGGGACAAAGATTAATCCATAATGTTAATGACATGGCTAAATTATCTAAGGAAATAAGTGTGCAATATAATGCTGTGCCCCACAGGAGAAACAGAGAAGCACCTTTTTCTCTATCTTTTACCTGTCCATTAATGCTGGAAGTCTCATCTCCACTCTGATTACTCCCATTCTCAGAGGTAGAGCCACAACACTCAAACTgatcacagaaaataaaatataccaCTGGGTCACAAACTGATTTTTGTGTTCTTACATCTTCAGCTCAGACATGTGGTATTCACATCCAGCAAGAGTGCTATCCGCTGGCCTTCGGTGTCCCTGCTGCGCTCATGGTGGTAGCTCTGAGTAAGgattttattataaaaaattCTTGTTTGCTGTAATAAGCAAATTAATGCTTCTTTTCGATGACGTATCCTTCATTAAGTGTTGACAAATTGTAGCTAAGTAGTTGAGTGCTTGTTACAGAAATTCTAACCAAGCCGCTAAAAAAAACCTAGTAGTcaccataaactgtgttttctaAGAAAGTTGCACCATAAAGAGATAACTGGTGAAACAATATTGTCATTTATAATTTCCTGTTACTTTTGTAACTCCTGTAtgtgtcgtgtgtgtgtttgcagttgtGTTCATTGTTGGAAGTCCCATGTACATTAGGAACCCCCCGCAGGGCAACATCATTGTGAAAGTTTGCAAGTGCATCGGGGTAGGTGGTTCCAGTGTCTTTCTAGCTTAAAAGTGAATCCCATTTGAATCTCCTGCTGTACAGTTAGAGTAATTATTTTGCAATTGTCTTTCTGCTGTTTGTAGTTTGCCGTCAAAAACCGTTTCAGGCATCGTTCTTCTCAGTATCCCAAGAGAGACCACTGGATGGACTGGGCTGAGGAGAAATATGATGTAAGTGGAGCACAGGCACATGCAAATACAAACAGCATGGCCATAGATTTCTtatcattttcttatttttggcaTAGAAACTCCTGATTGCTCAGGTGAAGATGGCATTGAAGGTGCTGTTCCTCTACATCCCTCTGCCTATGTTCTGGGCTCTCTTTGACCAGCAGGTATGTGTGCATACGTGAGACTATGAATAACTAGCACCTGAATCCAGTGTTAGGAACATACTGTCTTGAGTGAAAGAGTTActtttaccttataatataggTAAATCCCACATTTACCGTATTTTCCGAACTATAAGGCAGACTTAAAaccctttaattttctcaaaaatcgacagtgcgccttatggtctgaaaaatacggtATATGGCCTTGAGATGGctgtaaaactgaaatgaaagatTGAAGCAAAATCcggtgacaggaaaaaaaatgacaactgTGTTTGTTTCACAGGGTTCAAGATGGACCTTCCAGGCGACCACAATGAACGGCAACTTTGCAAGtgttatgttttaatgttttgatgcaaaaaaaaccagTTAAATACAGGTATAACACCTTGTGACCTCAAACCACAGAAATGGATGATATTAATGAGactgtttctcttcttttcccaATAGGGAGCGATTACAATCCAGCCTGATCAGATGCAGGTGAGATACTGGGCTTGATTACATCTGACCTGATTAAATTAAGTATTTTTCATGCATGAAGAGCTGACAGCATTGGGAGAGTCTGGGATTGTCAACAAATCCCTGTCAGAATCAGCCAGTGGTTTAGATGATGGTGCTGGTTTAGCATAATGTCCTGAATGCATGATTGTGATATAAAGCGATGCTCAAaaccacactgtgtgtgtgaacatggCTTAAGCATCACTCTCTTCCCACCAGACTGTCAATCCTATCTTGATCCTGATTCTGGTGCCAGTCATGGACACTTTGATCTACCCTCTGATTGCCAAGTGCTTTAACTTCACGTGAGTGTTTTGTTCCGTCTTCATTTTGTTGAATCGATACCATTTTACATtcaagaatgaaaacaaaattcataTTTACTATCCATTAGTCATCTCATAATTTCTGTTAATGTATATTGTTATACTGTGTAAGAAAATAGTTGTTTGATGAATTAGCAcaattaatattttttgttaatgtatatattttagggtctttatttctttacagTAACCTTTTAAATAATTGGTTCACATAGCAACTAATTAATGTACTACATCGTAGCTTGTTatctttatttaattataatttatttttttgtaataaaagaaaacaaagcaaactaacaaaaacaacTAATGTTTAATTAGTTGCATAAACGGTCTGTAGAAGATTACATGACTGTAAACAAATTACATCACCaaattataaaatgtgttcaaactGTAGAAATCTTTAAATAAGCAATTACTTTAAGCCTTCAAAAAGACAAATAGAATAAAGTAAATGCCTCCTATAAAATGACATCCTGTAAACACTGTTCCATGTGGCTGAATATAGGATAGTGATATAAAGAGGatttcaagtgtgtgtgtgtgtgtgtgtgtgtgtgtgtgtgttctgcagtCCTTTAAGGAGGATAACAGTGGGGATGTTCCTAGCTGCTCTCGCGTTTGTGGCTGCTGCCCTGCTCCAGATACAGATTGATGTGAGtgtaacacaaaaaaaaccccccaagcACACTTTTGGCAACTTATTAAACATGC from Astatotilapia calliptera chromosome 23, fAstCal1.2, whole genome shotgun sequence harbors:
- the slc15a1b gene encoding solute carrier family 15 member 1b; protein product: MPGRRFPSRFSQRIWDLRSTQSTAAMAVEKIKKPKKRSATIFGYPLSIFFIVVNEFCERFSYYGMRAVLVLYFKYFLKWDEDFATTIYHTFVALCYLTPILGAIVADSWLGKFKTIVYLSIVYTVGQVVMAISAIQDITDTNKDGTPDNMTLHVALSMLGLFLIALGTGGIKPCVAAFGGDQFEDHQEKQRSTFFSIFYLSINAGSLISTLITPILRAQTCGIHIQQECYPLAFGVPAALMVVALIVFIVGSPMYIRNPPQGNIIVKVCKCIGFAVKNRFRHRSSQYPKRDHWMDWAEEKYDKLLIAQVKMALKVLFLYIPLPMFWALFDQQGSRWTFQATTMNGNFGAITIQPDQMQTVNPILILILVPVMDTLIYPLIAKCFNFTPLRRITVGMFLAALAFVAAALLQIQIDKTLPDFPSSTESQVKFINMVNRDLQIQADNKTISLKGFGANEDYLTFHNQFTLVLESGQQNTINLANGTRNTIAIIQGSKLGFEKFDDMTSKPEKGENAIRVLNGFGSDLNVTVRDKVFNFTSNMSEYLSVSHGKAEFMIKDNRESCVYTQELGFGSSYTLIIPSTFTFGEMCSENIKAVMDMKPNSVHMAWQIIQYFLMTTGEVVFSVTGLEFSYSQAPSNMKSVLQAGWLLTVAVGNIIVLIVAEAATLNDQWAEYILFASLLVLVCIIFAIMAYFYTYTDPTKIEAQFDEMEPEEKEKRKNFDMPRKGSAESHKEDRRSSDSSSDDECTKQTKI